The following are encoded in a window of Sphingobium sp. AP49 genomic DNA:
- the trmFO gene encoding methylenetetrahydrofolate--tRNA-(uracil(54)-C(5))-methyltransferase (FADH(2)-oxidizing) TrmFO produces MSNHQIHVIGGGLAGSEAAWQLAQAGIKVRLSEMRGTGEMTPAHQTDGLAELVCSNSFRSDDADKNAVGLLHQEMRRLGSLIMDRAEPAKVPAGSALAVDRDVFSDGVTRALAEHPNVEIVRERIDRLPTQGMTIVATGPLTAAALASSIGEAAGMEHLAFFDAIAPVIHFDSINMDECWMANRWDKIGPGGGEGKDYINCPMNKEQYQAFVQGLLDGEKTEFKEWEATPPYFEGCMPIEVMASRGPETLRHGPMKPMGLDNPKTGRWPYAVVQLRQDNASGTLWNMVGFQTKLKHGAQVELLRTIPGLEKAEFARLGGLHRNTFIQSPKLLDPTLRLKSAPHIRFAGQMTGCEGYVESAAIGLIAGRFAAAEILGQDLAPPPADTALGALLGHVTGNVETADYQPMNVNFGLFPTLDDVKKKQRKEAYTARARASFGRWLGEVVEPA; encoded by the coding sequence ATGTCCAATCATCAGATCCATGTCATCGGCGGCGGCCTCGCCGGTTCGGAAGCCGCCTGGCAGCTCGCCCAGGCCGGCATCAAGGTCCGCCTGTCGGAAATGCGCGGGACCGGAGAGATGACCCCGGCGCACCAGACCGATGGCCTGGCCGAACTGGTCTGCTCCAACAGTTTCCGTTCCGATGATGCGGACAAGAATGCCGTGGGCCTGCTGCATCAGGAAATGCGGCGTCTCGGCTCGCTGATCATGGACCGCGCCGAACCGGCCAAGGTGCCGGCCGGCTCCGCCCTGGCGGTCGACCGCGATGTCTTTTCCGACGGCGTCACCCGCGCGCTCGCCGAACATCCCAATGTCGAGATCGTACGCGAACGGATCGACAGGTTGCCGACGCAAGGCATGACCATCGTCGCCACCGGGCCGCTGACCGCCGCCGCGCTGGCCAGCAGCATCGGCGAAGCGGCCGGCATGGAGCATCTCGCCTTCTTCGACGCGATCGCGCCGGTCATCCATTTCGACAGCATCAACATGGACGAATGCTGGATGGCCAATCGCTGGGACAAGATCGGCCCCGGCGGTGGCGAGGGCAAGGACTATATCAACTGCCCGATGAACAAGGAGCAGTATCAGGCCTTCGTCCAGGGGCTGCTCGACGGCGAAAAGACCGAGTTCAAGGAATGGGAGGCCACCCCCCCCTATTTCGAGGGCTGCATGCCGATCGAGGTGATGGCCTCGCGCGGGCCGGAAACGCTGCGCCATGGTCCGATGAAGCCGATGGGGCTCGACAATCCCAAGACCGGCCGCTGGCCCTATGCCGTGGTCCAGCTGCGCCAGGACAATGCGTCGGGCACGTTATGGAACATGGTCGGTTTCCAGACCAAGCTGAAACATGGTGCCCAGGTCGAGCTGCTGCGCACCATTCCGGGCCTGGAAAAGGCCGAGTTCGCGCGGCTGGGCGGGCTGCACCGCAACACCTTCATCCAGAGCCCCAAGCTGCTCGACCCGACGCTGCGCCTGAAAAGCGCGCCCCATATCCGCTTCGCCGGGCAGATGACCGGATGCGAAGGCTATGTCGAGAGCGCCGCCATCGGCCTCATCGCCGGACGTTTCGCTGCGGCCGAGATATTGGGCCAGGATCTGGCGCCGCCGCCCGCCGACACAGCACTGGGCGCGCTGCTCGGCCATGTCACGGGCAATGTCGAGACCGCCGACTATCAGCCGATGAACGTCAATTTCGGTCTTTTCCCGACGCTGGACGACGTCAAGAAGAAGCAGCGCAAGGAAGCCTATACCGCCCGCGCCCGCGCCTCCTTCGGTCGCTGGCTGGGTGAGGTGGTGGAACCGGCCTGA
- a CDS encoding sensor histidine kinase — protein sequence MRDEVQRLIDVVPVKIVVLDGNDHILAFNNPCEPYLCAVGLDAQATIGKCYFDLNHAFKASPADTDAIRRHLALLRKGGKAFSYPIRFHLRGQDIHMIIHGDRLPGDDQLIIISHLDDEDPESESMDRRRYHLSMLLAEEEERKRIARELHDETFQQLALIQFNLLTVRSTNMTSEAADAYRAMEVSLKAIQDQIKTLSYILHPPELAEDGIEAALSNFSRGFARRSGLFVEFRNLAGRIKRCPDMEIAFYRVAQEALANVYKHANANHVVVRLRRSRQDLFIEIEDDGRGVPEHVINGQGRDIVGVGLSGMRERIAALAGYLEVRRTGTGTLVIARIPRRRPGDW from the coding sequence ATGCGCGATGAGGTTCAACGGCTGATCGACGTGGTGCCAGTCAAGATTGTCGTGCTGGACGGCAATGATCATATTCTCGCGTTCAACAATCCTTGCGAACCCTATCTCTGCGCCGTCGGACTGGATGCGCAGGCGACGATCGGGAAATGCTATTTCGATCTCAATCATGCGTTCAAGGCCAGCCCGGCTGACACGGACGCCATTCGGCGCCACCTGGCGCTGCTGCGGAAAGGCGGCAAGGCCTTTTCCTATCCCATCCGCTTTCATCTGCGCGGTCAGGATATCCATATGATCATACATGGCGACCGGTTACCCGGTGACGACCAGTTGATCATCATCAGCCATCTTGACGATGAGGATCCCGAAAGCGAGTCGATGGACCGCCGCCGCTACCATCTGTCGATGCTGCTCGCCGAAGAGGAAGAGCGCAAGCGGATCGCACGCGAGCTGCATGACGAGACCTTCCAGCAGTTGGCGCTGATCCAGTTCAACCTGCTGACGGTACGCAGCACCAATATGACCAGCGAGGCCGCCGACGCCTATCGCGCAATGGAAGTGTCGCTCAAGGCCATCCAGGATCAGATCAAGACATTGAGCTACATCCTGCACCCGCCGGAACTGGCCGAGGACGGGATCGAGGCGGCCTTGAGCAATTTTTCCCGGGGCTTCGCGCGTCGATCCGGCCTGTTCGTCGAATTCCGCAACCTCGCTGGTCGGATCAAGCGCTGCCCCGACATGGAAATCGCCTTCTATCGCGTGGCGCAGGAAGCATTGGCCAATGTCTACAAACATGCCAATGCCAATCATGTGGTTGTCCGCCTGCGGCGTAGCAGGCAGGATCTGTTCATCGAAATCGAGGATGACGGCCGGGGTGTGCCGGAGCATGTGATCAACGGCCAGGGACGAGACATTGTCGGTGTCGGGCTGTCAGGGATGCGCGAGCGCATCGCCGCGCTGGCTGGCTATCTGGAGGTCCGTCGCACGGGAACGGGCACGCTGGTCATCGCCCGAATCCCTCGGCGCCGACCGGGTGACTGGTGA
- a CDS encoding outer membrane beta-barrel protein, producing MNCRRSTITALLVLVAGGWAAPGYAQSLDDKYWLEVGGYMPSVTSKVRVAPASNPDGGTSIDMESDLNLDKHKVLPQVSAGIRLGHNWSLMAEYYSLSRSGEKQISRDISFDDVVYPAGVRMDTSFDSTIYRATFGYSFINKPNTRLGAALGLHATKFDLQLDGEARVGEAGISAQQRKRDVLAPLPTLGLFGAQRIAPDVTLSARADYLSLKIDDYKGRLLNGEAAVTWRFAKNVGIGAMWRYVNYRVDVDKERWAGRLQYRFSGPAVFLQAGF from the coding sequence ATGAACTGTCGTCGCAGCACGATCACAGCTTTGCTGGTTCTGGTAGCAGGTGGCTGGGCTGCACCGGGATATGCCCAGTCGCTCGATGATAAATATTGGCTAGAGGTGGGGGGGTATATGCCCTCGGTCACGTCGAAGGTCCGGGTGGCCCCTGCATCCAATCCGGACGGCGGTACGTCGATCGATATGGAATCCGATCTCAACCTCGACAAGCACAAGGTCCTGCCACAGGTTTCGGCAGGTATAAGGCTGGGGCATAACTGGTCGCTGATGGCGGAATATTATTCGCTCAGCCGCAGCGGGGAGAAACAGATTTCGCGCGATATCAGCTTTGATGACGTAGTCTATCCGGCCGGCGTACGAATGGACACAAGCTTCGATTCGACCATCTATCGTGCGACTTTCGGTTATTCCTTCATCAACAAGCCTAACACCCGCCTGGGCGCGGCGCTCGGTCTGCATGCGACCAAGTTCGATCTGCAACTGGATGGCGAAGCACGGGTGGGAGAGGCCGGGATCAGCGCCCAACAGCGCAAGCGCGATGTATTGGCCCCGCTCCCGACATTGGGCCTGTTCGGCGCACAACGGATCGCGCCCGACGTGACGCTCAGCGCGCGCGCCGATTATCTGTCGCTCAAGATCGACGATTATAAGGGGCGGCTGCTCAATGGAGAAGCGGCGGTGACTTGGCGCTTTGCCAAGAATGTCGGGATCGGAGCGATGTGGCGCTATGTCAATTATCGCGTCGATGTCGACAAGGAGCGCTGGGCCGGCCGGCTGCAATATCGCTTCAGTGGTCCGGCGGTGTTCCTGCAGGCGGGCTTCTAA
- a CDS encoding formylglycine-generating enzyme family protein, with translation MVHIPGGRFIMGSDRHYPEEAPAHPVQVDGFWMDATPVTNRDYRRFVEATGHVTSAQISPDPADYPGALPEMLRPASLVFMPTPKPVPLNDWSQWWRYVFDADWQHPLGPDSSVAAIDDHPVVHVNYADAIAYAAWAGKALPTEAEWEFAARGGFDGLEYAWGDELMPDGKALANFWQGAFPAENLLIDGYERTSPVGHYPANGYGLHDMIGNVWEWTEDFYAARHQADPARPCCAPRNPRNDASDGSYDPQQPQIRIPRKVLKGGSHLCAPNYCQRYRPAARHAQPVDTSTSHIGFRCVIRPS, from the coding sequence ATGGTCCATATTCCCGGCGGCCGCTTCATCATGGGATCCGACCGCCATTATCCCGAGGAAGCCCCTGCCCATCCGGTCCAGGTCGATGGCTTCTGGATGGATGCCACGCCCGTCACGAACCGGGACTATCGCCGCTTCGTCGAGGCGACCGGCCATGTGACTTCGGCGCAGATATCACCCGATCCTGCCGACTATCCCGGTGCCTTGCCCGAGATGCTGCGGCCCGCATCACTCGTGTTCATGCCGACCCCCAAGCCGGTGCCGCTCAACGACTGGAGCCAGTGGTGGCGTTATGTGTTCGACGCTGATTGGCAGCATCCGCTAGGCCCTGACAGTTCGGTCGCCGCGATCGACGATCATCCCGTGGTGCATGTCAATTATGCCGATGCCATCGCCTATGCCGCCTGGGCCGGCAAGGCGTTGCCAACCGAGGCGGAATGGGAATTTGCCGCGCGCGGCGGTTTTGATGGTCTGGAATATGCCTGGGGCGACGAACTGATGCCCGACGGCAAGGCACTGGCGAATTTCTGGCAGGGCGCCTTTCCAGCCGAAAATCTGCTGATCGACGGCTATGAACGGACATCGCCAGTCGGCCATTACCCCGCCAACGGCTATGGCTTGCACGACATGATCGGCAATGTCTGGGAGTGGACAGAGGATTTCTACGCTGCCCGACACCAGGCCGATCCTGCCCGCCCGTGCTGCGCACCGCGCAATCCGCGCAACGACGCCAGCGATGGCAGCTATGATCCACAGCAGCCGCAGATCCGCATTCCGCGCAAGGTGCTCAAGGGCGGATCGCATCTATGCGCCCCCAATTACTGCCAGCGTTATCGACCCGCCGCGCGCCACGCCCAGCCGGTCGATACGTCGACCAGCCATATCGGCTTTCGTTGCGTGATCCGACCATCCTGA
- a CDS encoding DUF202 domain-containing protein → MNAKKPYLPEDLGEKRTIMAADRTLMAWIRTSLSMLSFGFTIYKFLDTATQQAGNPQSTSPQHIGLFLCAMGTLAILLGTLGYWMTLGDLNRVEQFRLGRPVLLMALIMCVAGIALFVSIATRIV, encoded by the coding sequence ATGAATGCCAAGAAGCCCTATCTGCCAGAGGATCTCGGCGAAAAGCGCACCATCATGGCCGCAGATCGCACATTGATGGCCTGGATACGGACATCCTTGTCGATGCTGAGCTTTGGCTTCACCATCTACAAATTCCTCGACACCGCTACGCAACAGGCCGGCAATCCTCAGTCGACCAGCCCTCAGCATATCGGCCTGTTTCTGTGCGCCATGGGTACGCTGGCAATCCTGCTGGGAACGCTGGGCTATTGGATGACCCTGGGCGATCTCAACCGGGTCGAGCAATTCCGGCTGGGACGGCCCGTGCTGCTGATGGCACTCATCATGTGTGTCGCCGGCATCGCCCTGTTCGTCAGCATTGCGACGCGGATCGTCTAG
- a CDS encoding DUF1622 domain-containing protein, with protein MEIWLKELSSYAALLMEIVVVILVLLGGIRAVIDLASAMFHRGMSTSKARFIWVRFATAILLALEFALGADIIRTAVAPTWDDIGQLAAIAAIRTGLGFFLGRDIEVFSEGEKVGILDD; from the coding sequence GTGGAAATCTGGCTCAAGGAACTGTCCAGCTATGCCGCGCTCCTGATGGAGATCGTGGTCGTGATTCTGGTTCTGCTCGGCGGAATCCGTGCCGTTATCGACCTTGCCAGCGCCATGTTTCATCGGGGCATGAGCACGTCCAAGGCCCGGTTCATCTGGGTGCGTTTCGCCACCGCCATATTATTGGCGCTGGAGTTCGCGCTCGGCGCCGATATCATCCGCACCGCCGTCGCCCCGACCTGGGATGATATCGGCCAACTGGCGGCCATCGCCGCAATCCGCACGGGTCTCGGCTTCTTCCTTGGCCGCGATATCGAGGTATTTTCCGAGGGCGAGAAAGTCGGCATCCTGGATGATTGA
- a CDS encoding DUF2092 domain-containing protein, protein MTFRIQYFCLPLLLCAGSTANAQTAPTTGIEPGAMAAMDKMNAALLALPAFSLKSDVTTEQVLDTGQKLQFGGTVDVQAHRPDAFKISAVSDIQNRDYYFGGGKFTVLAPRLNYYATVPVSGSIGQALDKLKTNFGIELPLADLFTWGTDQTLRTRIKSGYVIRPEKIDSRTCTHYAFRQEKVDWQIWIDDAGQLPCKIVITDTTDPSMPQYTAVLHWDTSARPSAADLAFTAPADAHEIKLVDLSKGDAK, encoded by the coding sequence ATGACCTTCAGGATACAATATTTTTGTCTGCCCCTGCTGTTGTGTGCCGGTTCGACGGCCAATGCCCAGACAGCGCCCACGACCGGTATCGAACCGGGCGCCATGGCTGCGATGGACAAGATGAACGCGGCGTTGTTGGCGCTGCCTGCCTTTTCACTGAAATCGGACGTGACCACCGAACAGGTGCTTGATACCGGCCAGAAGCTGCAGTTCGGCGGAACGGTGGATGTGCAGGCACATCGCCCCGACGCATTCAAGATTTCCGCCGTGTCTGATATCCAGAATCGGGATTATTATTTCGGCGGCGGCAAGTTCACTGTGCTGGCTCCGCGCCTGAATTATTATGCCACGGTCCCGGTTAGTGGATCGATCGGCCAGGCGCTGGACAAGTTGAAGACCAATTTCGGCATCGAACTGCCGCTGGCGGACCTGTTCACCTGGGGCACGGATCAGACGCTGCGGACGCGGATCAAGTCAGGCTATGTCATCCGCCCGGAAAAAATCGATAGCCGTACCTGCACCCACTATGCCTTCCGCCAGGAAAAGGTCGACTGGCAGATATGGATCGATGATGCAGGCCAACTGCCCTGCAAGATTGTCATCACCGACACAACCGATCCGTCGATGCCGCAATATACGGCCGTGCTGCACTGGGACACCAGCGCCCGGCCCAGTGCGGCCGATCTGGCCTTCACTGCGCCCGCCGATGCGCATGAGATCAAACTGGTCGATCTGAGCAAGGGAGATGCGAAATGA
- a CDS encoding EF-hand domain-containing protein, with the protein MQRSRMWMLVTGCAMLACGAPAMAQRGGAGGGSPFDRADANGDGKVTRAEYVSAREAQFGRMDRNQDGVVSKADFPGAQKRPRAESRLEQFIAEADSNKDGAVSKEELAQASTPAFDRADSNHDAVVDQAEAAAFKASLPHRQ; encoded by the coding sequence ATGCAGCGGAGCAGGATGTGGATGCTGGTTACCGGTTGCGCGATGCTGGCGTGCGGTGCTCCAGCCATGGCGCAGCGTGGCGGCGCGGGGGGCGGATCACCCTTTGATCGAGCCGATGCCAATGGCGATGGCAAGGTGACGCGTGCGGAATATGTTTCTGCGCGTGAGGCCCAGTTCGGGCGGATGGACCGGAACCAGGATGGCGTCGTCAGCAAGGCCGACTTCCCAGGCGCGCAGAAACGGCCCAGGGCGGAAAGCCGGCTGGAACAGTTCATTGCGGAAGCCGACAGCAACAAGGATGGCGCGGTGTCGAAGGAAGAACTGGCGCAGGCCAGCACGCCGGCCTTCGATCGGGCCGACAGCAATCATGACGCTGTTGTCGATCAGGCTGAAGCGGCTGCCTTCAAGGCCAGCCTGCCGCATCGGCAATAG
- a CDS encoding Rap1a/Tai family immunity protein — protein sequence MAGRALARRWAGLAACVSMIGALPIGPARGQPVVAPEKPVGADVLEQLCATSGDAMALACDGFLRGTMEGLLFAQINAFGESDFCPPAEGLSTEELRQIFLEYLEEDPDRHDQPAAQILLEALDARYPCDDGEDVPDDPAALLIGHA from the coding sequence ATGGCTGGCCGGGCTCTGGCGCGACGATGGGCGGGGCTGGCGGCCTGCGTCAGCATGATAGGGGCGCTGCCTATCGGGCCGGCCCGTGGCCAGCCCGTGGTTGCGCCGGAAAAGCCGGTCGGCGCCGATGTCCTGGAACAATTATGCGCGACGTCGGGCGACGCCATGGCTTTGGCCTGCGACGGCTTTCTGCGCGGGACGATGGAAGGGCTATTGTTCGCTCAAATCAATGCTTTTGGCGAAAGCGATTTCTGTCCGCCGGCAGAGGGGCTGAGTACCGAGGAATTGCGCCAGATTTTCCTAGAATATCTGGAGGAGGATCCCGATCGCCATGATCAGCCTGCCGCGCAGATTCTGCTGGAGGCACTGGATGCGCGTTATCCCTGTGATGATGGGGAGGATGTACCGGACGATCCGGCTGCCCTGTTGATCGGCCATGCCTGA
- a CDS encoding TonB-dependent receptor, protein MPSHFIARLLASTILLGLATPALAQQAEDKAPGDDTIVVTGSRIARPDLQQASPIAIVSAQELKLSGKVNVEAIINDLPQLIPSATSASNNPGGGVSTADLRGLGANRTLVLVNGRRYISYDSSQIVDLNTVPAGLIDHVEVVSGGRSAVYGSDAVAGVINFVMKQNFSGVEANANYRINEAGDGGTFNTNLLMGGNFADGRGNATFYIDYTKRNAVQQSARSYTKQAYTDDGDGGLAAGGSGSIPGTRFALSGSQYKFNQDGSYSAYDAATDAYNYAPDNYLQVPQKRILMSAQTHYEVDDHLTVYAEGQFINNRVKNRLAPTPYTGSVSLDVDSSFLSPESQALLSAADTDGDGYTTAAIYRRLSEVGARISSVDNTAYRALIGAKGQIAGDWNYDGYYSYARTKQVETQTGNVSDSRVRQALATTYDADGNLVCSDTSNGCVPLNIFGAGNISDAAAAFIAIPVKNVSTITEQVASLAITNANLFDLGAGPAGIAFGAEYRSEHGSYDPDYALASGDVVGFNASEGLSGGYNVKELFAEIDVPLLADMPFVHKLEANGAYRYSHYSTAAKNVSTYSVGLIYAPIRDITFRGQYSRAVRAPTVYDLYSGQAQDFPAASDPCELADAVTNANLSASCIATGVPSSALGTAINGGSSQIESVTGGNPDLREETSDTWTAGVVLQPSLLPRFTMTVDYYHIKIDNYISTPGTANIIAACYGTAANGWTPYDSSYCSALPRNANSYAIEGAENLLSNTGGLKTEGVDFEANYSVPLNFGVFGAKTGKLSFRVAGTRLIRYDLNPVAAIPDLNQSCAGKFGVYCGNPYSKLRLNNRITWNSGPITLGLTHRYLSSVKDDDDTTTYSVEKIKAYNLFDLGLQVQATETFGWSIGMNNMFNKKPPIMGDNQEQSNTYPSTYDVYGRAFFVNASVKF, encoded by the coding sequence ATGCCGTCCCATTTCATCGCGCGCCTTCTGGCGTCGACCATCCTGCTCGGCCTGGCCACACCGGCGCTCGCGCAGCAGGCGGAGGATAAGGCCCCGGGCGACGATACCATCGTCGTCACCGGTTCGCGCATCGCCCGGCCCGATCTGCAACAGGCTTCGCCGATCGCCATCGTCAGCGCCCAGGAACTCAAGCTCAGTGGCAAGGTCAATGTCGAGGCGATCATCAACGATCTGCCCCAGTTGATCCCCAGCGCGACATCCGCCTCCAACAATCCGGGTGGCGGTGTGTCGACCGCCGACCTGCGCGGACTGGGTGCCAACCGCACACTCGTGCTGGTCAATGGCCGCCGCTATATCTCCTATGATTCCAGCCAGATCGTCGATCTCAATACGGTGCCCGCTGGCCTGATCGACCATGTCGAAGTGGTGTCGGGCGGCCGATCCGCCGTCTATGGCTCCGATGCCGTCGCCGGCGTCATCAATTTCGTGATGAAGCAGAATTTTTCCGGGGTCGAGGCCAATGCCAATTACCGCATCAACGAAGCGGGTGATGGCGGCACGTTCAACACCAACCTGCTGATGGGCGGCAATTTCGCCGATGGACGCGGCAATGCGACCTTCTATATCGACTATACCAAGCGCAACGCCGTGCAGCAGTCGGCCCGCAGCTATACCAAGCAGGCCTATACCGATGATGGCGATGGCGGCCTGGCGGCCGGCGGCTCCGGCTCGATCCCCGGCACCCGCTTCGCCCTGTCCGGCAGCCAGTACAAGTTCAACCAGGACGGCAGCTATTCGGCCTATGATGCAGCGACCGACGCCTATAATTATGCGCCCGACAATTATCTGCAGGTGCCCCAGAAACGTATCCTGATGAGCGCGCAGACCCATTATGAGGTCGACGATCATCTGACCGTCTATGCCGAAGGCCAGTTCATAAACAACCGGGTCAAGAACAGGCTGGCCCCCACGCCCTATACCGGATCGGTCTCGCTCGACGTCGACTCATCCTTCCTGTCGCCCGAATCCCAGGCCCTGCTGTCGGCCGCCGACACCGATGGTGACGGCTACACCACGGCCGCCATCTATCGCCGCCTCAGCGAAGTGGGCGCGCGCATCTCCAGCGTCGACAATACCGCCTATCGGGCGTTGATCGGCGCCAAGGGCCAGATTGCCGGCGACTGGAATTATGACGGCTATTACAGCTATGCGCGCACCAAGCAGGTGGAGACCCAGACCGGCAACGTGTCGGACAGCCGCGTCCGTCAGGCGCTGGCCACCACCTATGATGCCGACGGCAATCTGGTCTGTTCCGACACCAGCAATGGCTGCGTGCCGCTCAACATCTTCGGCGCGGGCAATATCAGCGACGCAGCGGCGGCGTTCATTGCGATCCCGGTAAAGAATGTGAGCACCATCACCGAACAGGTCGCCAGCCTGGCCATCACCAACGCCAATCTGTTCGACCTGGGCGCTGGCCCCGCCGGCATCGCCTTTGGCGCGGAATATCGCTCCGAACATGGCAGCTATGATCCCGACTATGCGCTGGCATCGGGGGATGTCGTCGGCTTCAACGCCAGCGAGGGCCTGTCGGGCGGCTACAACGTCAAGGAACTGTTCGCTGAAATCGATGTTCCCTTGCTCGCCGACATGCCCTTCGTCCACAAGCTCGAAGCGAACGGCGCCTATCGCTATTCGCATTATTCGACGGCGGCGAAGAATGTCAGCACCTATTCGGTGGGGCTGATCTATGCGCCGATCCGGGACATCACCTTCCGCGGCCAATATAGCCGCGCGGTCCGCGCACCCACGGTCTACGACCTCTATTCGGGCCAGGCACAGGACTTCCCGGCGGCCAGCGATCCGTGCGAACTGGCCGATGCCGTCACCAACGCCAATCTCAGCGCCAGTTGCATCGCCACCGGCGTGCCATCCAGCGCGCTGGGCACCGCGATCAATGGTGGCAGTTCGCAGATCGAATCCGTCACCGGCGGCAATCCCGATCTGCGCGAGGAAACGTCGGATACCTGGACCGCCGGCGTCGTGCTCCAGCCCAGCCTCCTGCCGCGCTTCACGATGACGGTCGATTATTACCACATCAAGATCGACAACTATATCTCGACGCCCGGCACCGCCAACATCATCGCCGCCTGCTATGGCACGGCCGCCAATGGCTGGACGCCCTATGACAGCAGCTATTGCTCGGCCCTGCCGCGCAATGCCAACAGCTATGCGATCGAGGGCGCGGAAAACCTGCTGTCCAACACCGGCGGGCTCAAGACCGAGGGCGTGGACTTCGAGGCGAACTACAGCGTGCCGCTGAACTTCGGCGTGTTCGGCGCCAAGACCGGCAAGCTCAGCTTCCGCGTCGCAGGCACCCGGCTGATCCGCTACGACCTGAACCCCGTCGCCGCGATCCCCGACCTCAACCAGAGCTGCGCCGGCAAGTTCGGCGTCTATTGCGGCAACCCCTATTCCAAGCTGCGGCTCAACAACCGCATCACCTGGAACAGCGGCCCGATCACGTTGGGCCTTACCCACCGCTATCTGTCGAGCGTCAAGGATGACGACGACACCACCACCTACAGCGTGGAGAAGATCAAGGCCTATAACCTGTTCGACCTTGGCCTTCAGGTGCAGGCCACCGAAACCTTCGGCTGGTCGATCGGCATGAACAACATGTTCAACAAGAAGCCGCCGATCATGGGCGACAATCAGGAACAGTCGAACACCTATCCGTCGACCTATGACGTCTATGGCCGCGCCTTCTTCGTGAACGCCTCGGTCAAGTTCTGA
- a CDS encoding response regulator transcription factor, translating into MPNQSQILLADDDAALLTSLSDYFGRYGFAVDTATGAAEMRGKADEQPYDLIVAEPTMPGLHTAGLLREFAIERKIPVIIHSRAASDLDRILGLEMGAEDYLAKPCNARELLARINAALRARRRNPRPASLASATRDRAWAQFEGWRFDLTTRQLFDPAGAVVSLSEGEYQLLRVFVINARQVLNRNELLDKVYGAASEHYDRAIDVQLCRLRRKLMASGLKGQTIRTVRNEGYIFVHPVILGEATA; encoded by the coding sequence ATGCCGAACCAAAGCCAGATACTCCTCGCCGACGATGACGCCGCGCTGCTGACGTCGTTGTCCGACTATTTCGGTCGCTACGGCTTTGCCGTCGATACCGCCACCGGCGCCGCAGAAATGCGCGGCAAAGCGGACGAGCAGCCTTATGATCTGATTGTCGCCGAACCGACGATGCCCGGCCTGCACACCGCCGGTCTGCTGCGCGAATTTGCGATCGAACGGAAGATTCCGGTTATCATCCATTCGCGCGCGGCCAGCGATCTCGACCGTATTCTGGGCCTGGAAATGGGGGCAGAAGATTATCTGGCCAAACCCTGCAACGCGCGCGAACTGCTCGCCCGCATCAACGCGGCCTTGCGAGCCCGTCGCCGCAATCCGCGCCCCGCGTCCCTCGCCTCGGCAACGCGCGATCGCGCCTGGGCACAGTTTGAAGGCTGGCGCTTCGACCTGACGACAAGACAATTGTTCGATCCGGCCGGCGCCGTGGTTTCCTTGTCGGAAGGGGAATATCAGCTGCTGCGCGTCTTCGTCATCAATGCCCGCCAAGTGCTCAATCGCAACGAGCTGCTCGACAAGGTCTATGGTGCGGCCAGCGAACATTATGACCGGGCAATCGATGTGCAGCTCTGCCGCCTCCGTCGCAAATTGATGGCCAGCGGCCTGAAGGGCCAGACGATCCGCACAGTTCGGAACGAAGGCTATATTTTCGTTCATCCCGTCATATTGGGCGAAGCAACCGCCTGA